A segment of the Maylandia zebra isolate NMK-2024a linkage group LG2, Mzebra_GT3a, whole genome shotgun sequence genome:
AGCTCCCTGGTTTCAGCCCTCAAGACTCTGCTGTTCTTCACCATCCTCATGGTCACGGTGCCCATTGGACTCTATTTCGCATCAAAGGCGTACATCTTTGAAGGTGAAGTGTGTCCGGATGATTGTGGACTTACCTCCACTCTGTTCCTGCTTTCACATTTTCTTGgggtttttactttattttgtaaACGTAGCACATCATCCAGATTTTAAAATctattgatcagtggtcatctGCTGACAGGTTAATAGAGCAGTCAGTTTATCTTTAAGCTCTAATAGTAAGAGTCTTTTAGCATAGTATTTGTCATTCCATACCAACATTTCCATTTTAGATGATATAATAAAGCTAATCCAGATGAGAATGTGCATTTATTCTGGATCTAGGGATTTATCGGAACTCTTTCCCCCATAATTATCACATTTGACGACCTCCTCAGTACCCACAATGACAAATATACTGGTTTATATCACCCACAATAATCGAATACAACCAGAGATGCTGTAGGTTTATATGGAAAGACATAACAAGCCactgcagcttttatttttctggGTTTCATTCTGTGCCAGAGAAAGTTGTGTTTAGCACCTCAATATAAACCTGACTTGTGACACTTTAAACTCCGTGATGCAGCTGCTGGTCGTCGCCATTAACGCTCTGCTTCTGTTTCGTAGGTTCGATGAAGATGTCAAGCTCTGACAGTTATTTCTACGCAGCCATTGTTGCGGTGCTCGCTGTGCATGTGGTTCTggctttgtttgtttatgtggcCTGGAACGAAGGCGCGCCTAAAGGCAAGGGCAAACATGATTAAGGCATATCCTTATCAGCTTAGAAGACCAGAGGAGACAGACCGACCGACGTGGGGAGGGATCCAAGcccacccccctcccctcacACCCCCTCCCAGGTCATGGGCATTGTAAGACCATCTACAATGAGCTGCATTAGAGCTCCGAGGTTAAAGCCTGAAACTACTCTGTGTTCCCCGGCAATGGCGGGGGGGAGTGGAGCTTGCTGAGTGTGCTTGCTCACCAGCCTCAGCGGGCCCGCCTTcttgactttctttttttctctgaaaataTTACTTTTGTCAACAGAGGACAGCCGTGGTTTTTAAGAGGCTTTGTCATAAGCTGCCATTTGGCTAAGTGCTCTAAGTCCCTTCTCAGCAAAGAGTTTGTCTTGTAGGAAAGCATCTTGGGTTTTGACTGATGTGTGCAggtgtgcacgcacacacactttgcCTCATGTTTAATGCATATGAAAGATTTGCTTCCAAAATGCTTCAATTAGCTCGAAGTCATGttattttaatcacatttcAGTTGTTGTACATTTGAGGATGTCTCTCAGCATCATTATAAACCCATAATGTGCTTAAATCTCACGCAAACCATATCATTCGAGTCATCTGTTAACCCTTTTAAATCGTGTTTAAATTTGGTTTTCTTTCAGTtgatgtgcgtttgtgtgccGTAGCGTGGCGACATTATGAAACTTTGGTGTTGCAGTGAGTTCCTAATTCACACTGTATTtaaatttgtgtgttttgtgtcgATGATGTAGCCAGTGACGTTGGTCGTCATGCAGATGTGAGTGCCGACTTGTTCAAATAAACTGGAAAGTgtacatttttgttgtttctagTGGTATTTTCTAAAAATACAAAGATGAAAGGAAACGATTTGTGCTTGGTTAAAGAATTAAACTGATTCTCTACAAAatcatcttttatttttaataaagtgcagagttttgttttcaggtttctAGTGTGCGTCCTGTTTTTTTACATGGTCTAATACCAGAACAACAAACTGACTACTATAAATgtgatattaaaaaacacatttaaagtaTTATCTTTTGCAATCCTCTGATTAAATCTTGGatgaactgtttgttttttgttgtatttttatgaATAAGGCCTGCATGTGATGAGTGAGCCTTATCACACAAGAGGTCATGACTTCCCCTACTATTTGTTGCCATAACTAACCAAAAAATGTGCGCACAGAGATCAAACATCCTCGTAAACAAACTTATTTTTAATAGTCCACCCCAGAAGCACATTTACACATTGTCACAACAGTTCCAATCCTAACATTCAGTGTGGAAAACTGTCAAAACTGATTATTTAATTCATAAAAATATCttaatgaaataaagaaaacatttgcaaACCTCATTAACATGACCCAGATTTTTCCCAGGCCTGATAAAGACTGTAGTGAAAACCATTAGAATTTGGTtgccaaaataaaacaagcttTGTCTCACATGTCTGGGAAGATACCTTATTGACCTCTGCAGGGAGTCTGAATTGTCACATGGTGGCAGTAAATGGTCAGCCAGTTCCCACAGACAGCGCGGTAAAAGAAGCAGGGATAAGACCCGGCAGCTGCCTGGCCGTAACAACGTTTTCTGCCTCGGAAACCATGTCAGCAGCTGATTTCTCTTCGTTTTTTCCCTTCACACTATGAGAGCCTCTTCTCACCAGCACcgctttatgtgtgtgtagcTCCCACACTGTACTCCAGAGTCGGAGCTGTGCAGCCTGCCTGCAGTGAGTTTAACAGGCTGGTGTTGGTGATGAGGTGACAGGCCTGCGAGCAATCAGACTGATTCAGTCAGCAAACATCAGATGTCTCCCCCCCTTCCTTTGGCTGATATTTCATACGCTTACCCTTGCAACAACAGAAAGATGGGGCAAGGGCAGGctttgcttttggctctttgtcATTTAGCACACATTAGCAGGTTGAATGCATAGTGTCAGTGACATGAAAAGCAGGCCAGAGAGAGCTGAGCGTCTACCTAAATGAAGGGTTACAAGCGATACACGTCAGCACTCCTTGATGATTTTCTTTTGTATACTCTGTCCTGTAACAGAGTTCAGATAACTCATGTATAGCACAAATGTTCTTGGTGCACTTTACATCAGCTCATACTGCATGTAGTAGAACATACACTCACCAGCCTTCATTAAGCACGCCtgttcagctgctcattaacaCAAATGTTAGCCAAGCATAGGTTCAAACCGAGCATCAGGATGGGGAAAGAAAGCGATTTAGCTCATTTGACCCTTGCACAGTTGTGGGCATCAGATGGGCTGATCTGAATATtttccacacaaccatctctagggtttacggACAacagtctgaaaaagagaaaatgcccAGTGAGCGGCAGCTCTGTTGTGGCcggaggtcagaggagaatggccccACTGTAGAGCGCCTTTGTGatgtggtggagcgggagattcacatcatggacgCAGCTTGTCTGATGCTGttgtgtcaatatggaccaCAATCTCTGAGggctgtttccagcaccttgttgaatctctgtcacaaagaattaaggcagctctgaaggcaaaaagggGAGTTCAGCCCAATACCAGGAAcatgtacctaatgaagtggctgctGAGTGTATCAGATGCCTCCCTCACTTAGATTTCCCTGCCCAGCAGATGGCGTGCCCAACAGATGCAAAGCTCAAACAAGCAGCTGTGTTGGTGTTTAAGTGAAAGTAAAGAAAGAGGGCAGTAGAGTACCACGCTACAGCTGGTGGAAAATAAAGTCCACCACACTGAAACCTCGGGGAGCAAACAGAGTAAGACAGGAGAATAACTCATCTGGACACTTGAGATCATATCCACCATTAAACACAACGAAGGAGGCACTTTATTGTGTTAGTCTGCGTTGTTATTTCCCATGAAATTCAGCTCAGGCGCTTTTGAGAAGACAGCAGGATATGTTTCAACACTTTAGAAGGTTTTATTTCACAGTTTCATCTGTGTAGGTGTTTAAAACTTAGAATTCAAGACAATTTAATTCTCAGTACATAGAGCTACATGTTAGGTTTACCAGAAACAACTGATATGTCACATAGATTTCTACATCTATCATACTTTCAAATCACTGACTAAAGTTTCATCATCAGGCGCTTTTAGATTAGGTGCTAATGACCAGACGCTCATCAAGGAGTGAAAAACCTATCCTGTTTATGCTCTGGTGTCCTCT
Coding sequences within it:
- the vma21 gene encoding vacuolar ATPase assembly integral membrane protein vma21 gives rise to the protein MDGSMKASLDASAPPPQYFRGNESSLVSALKTLLFFTILMVTVPIGLYFASKAYIFEGSMKMSSSDSYFYAAIVAVLAVHVVLALFVYVAWNEGAPKGKGKHD